A stretch of the Mastacembelus armatus unplaced genomic scaffold, fMasArm1.2, whole genome shotgun sequence genome encodes the following:
- the LOC113140121 gene encoding TNF receptor-associated factor 5-like → FDFHGEESRAVIGQQVLRWTRWSAGCVLPGLVRLCLDAPAEDWHVSVKALCLPGTLEENLKRHSGLLDLHAVQLSQNKQHLQELEATSYDGKLIWKIQEFRKKREAEVKGQPPCLSSVPFHTGRCGYKMAIKAYLNGDGEGRGTHLSLYVVLMPGDFDPLLPWPFKQTVSLSVLDQSGAGNHRSLSFKPDPTSKSFQQPSTESVSNIAVGFSCFLPLNKLETPHNAVYVRDDTLFVKAKVDTAGLDQL, encoded by the coding sequence TTTGATTTTCATGGGGAGGAATCGAGAGCAGTGATTGGTCAGCAGGTCTTAAGGTGGACCAGGTGGTCCGCAGGTTGTGTTTTGCCTGGGCTGGTGAGACTGTGTTTAGATGCTCCTGCAGAGGACTGGCACGTTTCAGTAAAGGCTCTTTGTCTTCCAGGGACTTTGGAGGAGAATCTGAAGCGTCACTCGGGTCTCCTGGATCTCCACGCCGTTCAGCTCAGTCAGAACAAGCAGCACCTGCAGGAGCTCGAGGCGACGTCCTATGACGGCAAACTGATCTGGAAGATCCAGGAATTCAGGAAGAAGAGGGAagctgaggtcaaaggtcagccaCCGTGCCTGAGCAGCGTGCCCTTTCACACCGGACGCTGTGGCTACAAAATGGCCATCAAAGCCTATCTGAACGGGGATGGGGAGGGAAGAGGGACTCACCTGTCCCTGTATGTGGTCCTGATGCCGGGAGACTTTGACCCTCTGCTGCCATGGCCTTTCAAACagactgtgtctctgtctgttctgGATCAAAGTGGTGCTGGTAACCACCGCAGCCTCAGCTTCAAACCTGATCCTACATCCAAAAGCTTCCAACAACCGTCCACAGAGTCCGTGAGCAACATCGCTGTTGGGTTTTCATGCTTCCTTCCCCTCAACAAGCTAGAAACTCCACATAACGCAGTCTACGTCAGAGACGACACGCTGTTTGTCAAGGCCAAGGTGGACACGGCCGGGTTAGACCAGCTGTAG